In the Apodemus sylvaticus chromosome 3, mApoSyl1.1, whole genome shotgun sequence genome, AGACTCAAAGGCCCTGGCCCACAAGATTTGTGACCTTTTATACAGTGCCCACCTTCCTCTGTACTTGCATATTGTGTGTGTTCTGTCCCTTTCATGTATTTCTTGGTGATGGTGAGTCTTGTCTTCCTCCCTCATCCCCGATAATTTATCTCTTTCATGGGCTAATCTTCATGCCActctctctgccctgctctcCTGCCAAAGATGACACAAAGAGCTATGGTCCCAGAAATCTTTTGGAGGAACAGAAGGATGATGATCCATCTTTCAAAGCTTCACCCATGCTTAAGAGAAGCTAAGAAGTTCCTGCCTACGAGAGGACACAGCAGCCTCTCCCATCTTACCCACCATTGGAAGGAGAGGCTTTGAATCCTCTGTAGTAAAAGCTGGCTAGATTGGGGCTGAACAGATGGCACAGTAGTCTATTTTCCAGAATCCACACaatgcctcacaaccatctgtaactccaggaccagggccttcgtTGCTCAAACGATCAAGAAGAATGTAAGATTGCAAGGGGGaccattatttttaatgatgcatgacttttgttttaaatatttgttcatgTGTATAGATTTTCTTCCTACATGTATATGTAATACTTACATGCGTGGTAcctaaggaggccagaaaagggtgtcagatcccctgaaacaacagttacagatagttgtaaacAGTCATATgtttctgggaattaaaccaaggtcctctggaagaacagccagggctcttaactacTGGTtcgtctctccagtccctggtatAAATTTCTGTGTTGGAACATCCTCAATCATTGACTCTAACTTTTTTTagacttatacatatatattatttacatgtatgagtttttgcctacatatatatgTCTGACAAGAGTGCCAGTGGAAACCAGAGAAGGGtttcagatcccctagaactagagttacaaatgagTGTAACaattgtgtggttgctgggaattgaacccatgacTTATATACAAGAATgacaagcactcttaactactgagacatctctccagcccctataacAATTTTTTAAGGGAAAAGAATCACAGTGAGCTTATATTCAGGCATTTTTATTGCAATTTTGCACAGCACTTAGAATTTAGAAAGAAGAGTGGATTGGCCTTGGCCAATTCTCCTTAGGGAGAAGAGTATCTTTAAGACCTTTAAGAGTGGTAATAGACCTTTTAGGAAAGGATGTCTACCCAAAGTCATGGTTGTAGTGATGATTGCTGAACATGGGACTCGATAGTAGAACATGGAGACACACGCTAAAGCCCTCTGTGGGACTGGGTGCTTCCTAACAGAGGGTGCTGAGCTCCCTCATGGAGCAGCCTGCACTGCAGCACAGAGCTTGCAAATCTTGTCTAGATACTACCGAGCGCTTCTTCAGTTCCCAAAGACCTTCCGTGGGCGCGTGTGGGTCTTGAACAAGCTCCTGTCCTGAGAGATCCACCTTGGGAAGGCTGTGCTCCAGAGTTTCCCTGGatgtctcctgtctgtctgggagCTGGAGGTGGTTTCTTGTCTCAGCTATAAGATAGAAAAGCACCATACCTTAACAAACTTTAACAAAGAAAGCACCAAACACCAGCACTTCAGGAAGAGCTGGGTCATGCTGACTCTTCATTTTACAGAGGTTGAAAGATAGAAGTGTCAGTTGGCTAGCAGCAAATGTTCCCAGCCACCTCTGGTCCATGAGAAATTAGATATTTCCAAAGATATTAGTTATAATTAACAATAAGCTATATAATTAGTCATAAGAACTAACTAGAAGCAagacaacaacagtaacaaaaacccTGGGGATGCCCTGCAGAGTTGATCAGTGGGATTTCCATTCCATATCTGAAACCGAAGCATGGGCCACATTGTTTAATCTAAATGTTGTTCCCAATGTCTATGTTCAAGCCCCTCTGGCTTGTGTTTAAACAAAAACCTCAAGAAAGAATGGTAGTTGATCAACTAGTAATTGGTCAGATAAATAATGTCAAGGAAAATATACTAGACACCTTTAGAAGTTTCAAGTGCTATGATTTCAATAATTTCCAAAGGAgagagggccagtgagatggctcagtgagtgggGGATGAGGGTGCTTGCAGCTGGACAAGGAAATCCTAGGAAAGATCAAGGAAAGCCTTTGGTCCatataaagatggaaggagaaaactgactccacgaatctggaggaaatggacaatttccttgacagataccaaataccaaaattaaatcaggaccaactagaccatctaaacagtcccataaagcctaaagaaatagaaggagtcatagaaagtcttccaaccaaaaaaagcacaggaccagatggtttcagtgcagaattctaccagaccttcaaagaagagttaacaccaatactcttcaaactattccacaaaatagaaacagaaggaacactacccaattccttctacgaagccacaattacgctgataccaaagccacacaaagatccaacaaagaaagagaacttcagaccaatttcccttatgaacatcgatgcaaaaatactcaacaaaattcttgccaaccgaatccaagaacacatcaaaacgatcatcc is a window encoding:
- the Insl5 gene encoding insulin-like peptide INSL5; protein product: MCSVNTVKIRTDQMKGPPLALFLFLVLLAVVEVRSRQNVKLCGPDYVRTVIYICGSSRWRRHLEAALHAQQAETRNHLQLPDRQETSRETLEHSLPKVDLSGQELVQDPHAPTEGLWELKKRSVVSRQDLQALCCSAGCSMRELSTLC